The nucleotide window AAAGTCCACTATCTTGCCTTCTTCGTCGGTTATCACGACGCCGAAGCGCTCCGGATCATAGACCTTGGTAAGGGCAACCGTTATGAGGCCATCGTTCTTTTTGTGGGCCTCAATTATCTCCGAGTAGTCAAAGTTCGTAAAGACGTCACCGTAGATAACAAGGAAATCCCCCTCAACATAGTCTTCAATGTTCTTGAGGGCCCCACCAGTTTCAAGAGGCATGGGGTCATTCACAAATCGGATATCCTTTGGGTAATCAGCCATGTTCTCTTCTATAAACTCCCTTATCTCTCCCCTCATATAGTGAACGGACAGTATGACCTCGTCAATTTCCCTGACCTTTTCGAGTGCCTCCAAGATGTACTGAAGGTTTGGCTTACCCAAAACTGGAACCATAGGCTTGGGCCTCGTCGATGATATAGGCCTAAGTCTCGTTCCAAAACCTCCTGCAAGAATCACGGCTTTCATCATCACCACCGATGATGATTTTCGGACAACCAACTTTTAAACTTTCACCTGTCTGAAAACATTAATAAGTTTCTAAACATAAGACTGAGACATGAAGAAGCTGGTAAAACTGTTTAAGATGACAAGGGGCGAAGAGAAAATTAAAGTGGGACGCAAAATCCTCAGAGAACTTGCCAAGTTTTCCTACGAGGAGCCATTTTGGAAAGCAGTCACGGAAAAGCTTGGAATAAGCGAGAGGGATGTCAAGGATATCATGCTTTTCCTTGAAGATGCAGGTGTCCTCAGGATAAGAAAGTCCAGAGATGGAAGGAGACTCTACGTACTGACGCTTAGGGAGCTAAGAGAGCACCCCGTGACCCTTGATAAATGGCTAGGATGAATTCAGTGCTTCCATTAAACTTTCCCTCAATCATAATAGGATTTATTTTCGCAAAGATTTTATATGGATAAAATGCAAATTAAAATTTGGTGTTTTCAATGTTTGGCTACAATGGGAAGATACTTCGTGTAAATCTCTCCGACGAAACAATTAAGGAGGAGACCTTCAACGAGGCCTTCGCCAAGAGGTGGCTTGGAACGAGGGGCTTCGGCATCTACTACCTTCTAAAGGAAATTGACCCTACCATCGACCCCTTCAGCCCTGAGAACAAGCTTATATTCGCCACAGGCCCGCTGACTGGAACCTCTGCCCCCACGGGCGGCAGATACATGGTGATTACCAAGAGCCCCCTGACTGAATATGTAGCCATGGCAAATTCTGGCGGCTTCTTCGGACCTGAGCTCAAGTTTGCAGGCTGGGACGCCCTGATAATCGAGGGCAAGGCTAATCATCCTGTCTACATATACATAAATGACGAGAGTGTCGAGATTAAGGACGCTAGCCACCTCTGGGGCAAGGTTGTTAGCGAGACCGAGGAGAGGCTTAAGGAGGAGGTCGGCGACAAGAACGTTCAGATAGCATCCATAGGACCAGCCGGTGAGAACAAGGTTCGCTTCGCGGCTGTTATGAACAACGGACACAGAGCAGCGGGAAGGGGCGGTGTCGGAGCCGTCATGGGAAGCAAGAACCTCAAAGCCATAGTTGTCAGGGGTCACAAGAAGGTCGAGGTTGCGGACAAGGGCAAATTCATGGAGGTCGTTAGGGAGAAGATAGAGAAGCTGAAGAAGGATCCTGTGGCCGGCGGCGGCTTGCCCAAGTACGGAACCGCCGTTCTCGTTAACATTATCAACGAGAACGGCTTATATCCAACGAGAAACTTCCAGAAAGGAGTGTTTGAGTACGCATATGAGCAAAGCGGTGAAGCGATGGCCGCCAAGTATCTCACAAAGAATAAGCCGTGCTTTGCTTGTCCAATCGGCTGTGGTCGCGTTAACAGGCTTCCGACCCTTGGAATCACGGAGGGGCCTGAGTATGAAAGCGTCTGGGCTCTCGGTGCTAACCTCGGCATAAACGACCTCGCGAGCATAATAGAGGCCAACCACCTCGCCGATGAGTTTGGAATGGACACAATAAGTCTCGGCGGAACTTTGGCTACTGCCATGGAACTCTACGAGAAGGGCCTTCTCAAGCAAGAAGATATTGGGGAGGACGCGCCACCCTTTAGGTGGGGCAACACCGAGGTTCTCCACTACTACGTTGAGAAGATCGCACGCAGAGAAGGCTTTGGAGATGTTCTCGCCGAAGGTGGCTACCGCCTTGCGGAGAAGTTCAACGGCTTGGAATACTTCATGGGGGTCAAGAAGCAGGAGCTTCCGGCCTACGATCCAAGGGGTGCTGAAGGGCATGGCCTCGGCTACGCAACCAACAACCGTGGTGGCTGTCACATCAAGCAGTACATGATAAGCCCCGAGATACTCGGCTACCCGTACAAGATGGATCCACACGACATCAGCGACGAGAAGGTCAAGATGGTCATCCTCTTCCAGGACCTCACGGCACTAGTAGACGCCGCCGGTCTCTGTGTCTTCACAACGTTCGGTCTCGGCGCCGACGACTACCGCGACCTCTTAAACGCGGCCCTCGGCTGGGACTTCAGCACCGAGGACTACCTCAAGATAGGCGAGAGAATATGGAACGCTGAGAGGCTCTTCAACCTCAAGGCCGGTCTCGATCCAGTCAAGGAGGACACCTTGCCGAAGAGGCTTCTCGAGGAGCCCATGCCGGAAGGACCACACAAAGGCCATGTTGTGCGCCTGAAGGAGATGCTTCCACGCTACTACAAGTTCCGTGGCTGGACCGAGGACGGGAGGATTCCAGAGGAGAAGCTCAAGGAGCTCGGCCTCGAAGAGTTTATTTGATTCCTTTACTTTCTCTTTTGAGGTGGTTTCATGCCGAAGGTAACGGTGAAGCTATTTGCCACTTTAATTGAGATAACCGGGAAGAAGTCCCTCGAGCTTGAAGCGAGAACCATCGGCGAGCTTCTCGAGAAGCTCTACGCCAAGTTCGGCGAACCCTTCAGGAGAGAGCTGGAGAGTGGCTTCATGATACTCGTCAACGGTCACAATATAGAGCATCTGAAGGGCCTCAACACGGAGCTCAAGGAAGGAGATAAGGTTAGTATCTTCCCGCCAGCTGGAGGGGGATGAATGTACAAATTTTCTTTATGGGGCGCAAGAATTCTTATACAGCCGAAGCCCGATCTTAGATATCTTTACATCGAGATAACGAACAGGTGTAACCTCCACTGCAGGATGTGCTTCAAGCAGTATTGGGAGGACAAAGAGGGGGACATGGACTGGGACCTGTTCCTGAAGGTGCTCGACGATGCAGAGGATCTCCCTGAGCTCAAAATGATATATTTCGGCGGCATAGGGGAACCGACGGTTCACCCGAGGTTCATGGACATGGTCCGCGAGGTAAAGAAGAGGGGATTCGCCTTGGGCATAAGCACGAACGGCACCCTTCTTACGGAAGGTGTAATGGAAGAGCTCGTGGAGCTGGGCGTTGACCTGATATATTTTTCCATGGACGCCGTCCCAACGGCCGCGAACGTCCTCAATCTCGGCCACGTAACCTCGGCCGTAACGGCCAAGAAAATCGGGGAGCTCGTGAAGTTCAAGAGAGAGGTAGGCACAGAAAGGCCATTTATAGGAGTTGAGGTCGTGGTAACGAAGGAGAATTATGACCAACTGCCAGAAATGGCCCTTTACCTTAAGAGGCTGGGTGTTGACTCTATGCTCGTCTCTAACCTGCTCCCGATGACGGAGGAGCAGGCAGACCAGATAGTTTACGACGGGAGCATTGACATGGAACCCTACCTCAGGAAGCTCCAGAGGATAGCGAGCGGTGGCCTCTTCATGAGAATAGCGGAGTTTCAGCTAAGGACGGAGCGTTACTGCGACTTCGTGGAGAACAACGTGGCCGTCGTCAGGTGGGATGGCGAGGTCTTTCCCTGCTACCGCTTTCTCCACACATATCCCGAGTTCATCTTCGGGCGGAGGAAGAAAGTCGTGACGCACTCCTTCGGCAACGTGAGGGAGAAGAGCCTAAAGGAGATATGGGTGAGTCCCGAATACGTCATGTTCCGCTTCATAGTTAGGGCCTCGGCCTATCCCTCCTGTATAGACTGTCCCCTCAACTACTCCTGCGCATTCGTAGAGGATACGGAGAGGGACTGCTGGGGGAACTCTCCAAGCTGCGGCGATTGTCTGTGGTCGAGGCGGATAGTTCTCTGCCCCATTCCGGAGGAGTACATGGGAAAGTTCCTCTAGACGGGAAGATGTTTTAAACCCAATTCCCGATCTTATGCCGGGAAAGGTCATGGAGATAACGGTTCCTCGAGAGCGCTTTAAGGAGCTTAAGAAGCTCGTCCTCTTAAGGTTGCTTGAGGAGAACCTCAAAAGAGTTGAGAGGACTCTGGAGGCAGAATATGAGGAGTACCTGCTGGAGAAGAGGGTCAAGTTGAAGGAAAAGCTGACGGAGCTTGAGGTGAAGCTTGGAGAGCTGAGGGAGTTCTACGAAAGAGCCCTGAGGGACAAGGAGTTTATGATGAGGGAGAGGATGCGCCTGAGGGAAGAGAATGAGGCACTCAGAAAGGAGCTGGAGGAGAGAAGGAGGGATAGGCGCTCGTCCTGGTGACAGGCTATGAAGCTCGTAATCAGGCCGGATAAGGGGTTCGGCAAAATCGAGATCGAACTGAGCGAGGCGCTCTGGAGTAGGATTAGGGAACTTAGCGAAAGGTACGGCGTTCCTCCGGACAGAATAGTTGAGATGGCTCTCTTGGGTGACTTCAAGGAACCGGAGGGAATTCGGGAGGAGCTGGAAGAAGAAGTGAGGGAGCTTGAGAAGAAGGTGTGGCAGTTGGAGAAGGAATATGCCCCCTTAAGTTCAAGGCTTATGGTCTCTCCGAGGACAACAAGCTCCTTGCAATAGAGCTCTCGGGCCTACTTGCGGAGAATGTCCAACTCAAAAGGTTTTTGGGGAGGAGGATAGAAGATACAAGTGAGCTTAGGAAGCTGATACACTACTACATAGGCGGATGACGAGAGGGACTGGCCCTGAGGCGGATGATGAAGAGTTTTAACGGATTGATGAAGAGCCCTATGAGCGCTGACGCCCCCTTGTGACACTTCCGAGGGAGGGATGATGTGTGAGGTTGTTTAATACCTAAGCATTAACGCTAACTAATCTGCCAAAATCAAAGCCGACTAACTCTTTTTCCTCGGTATCAGCCTTACTGGGCCCCCACAGTCGGGGCAAATTCCATCGAGCGGCTCCTCCTCAAAGGTTCTACCGCACCCTATGCAGACGTAGCGCCAGCGGATGACCTTCTTTATCCCCCGCTTGAGCGTCTTGAACTCGATGCCGAGCGTTCTGGCCACGTTTTGAAGATTGTAGTCGTCCGTGAAGAGCTCGGCTTTCAGCTCATAGGCGAGGGCAAGAACCTCGATATCCGCCTCGCTCAGCTCCCTGAGCTCCCCAGTTTTGCGGGCGGCCTTTTTAACGATCTCAACGGCTTCCCTCGAGGGCTCAACTACTTTAACCTTGCCAGCCGAGATGAGGCCTTCAAGGAAAATCCTTGATTCCCTATCCTTAACTTCCTCAACGACCTTTGGGGTTGTATAGCCTTCGACATCAACCCCCTGGATGAAAACGGAAGAATCAAGGACGAGCTTCACTTTCCACAGCACCGCCCTTCCTTCCTATCGACTGGAACTATCTCCTTGAAGCCCGTGTACTTCCATAGGACTTTTGGAATCCTGACGGTTCCATCCTCCTCCTGGTGGTTCTCGAGGATGGCCACTATTGCTCTAGAGGTTGCTATTGCGGTGGAATTTAGAGTGTGAACGTAGCGGGGCTTCTCGTTCGTTCTGTCTCTGAACCTTATGTTGAGCCTCCGAGCCTGCCAGTCGGTGCAATTGCTCGCGCTCACAACTTCTCTGAACTTGCCCTGCCCAGGCATCCACGCCTCAATGTCGTACTTCTTGGCGGCCACATAACCTAAATCGCCCGTGCATATGTTCACGACGCGATAAGGAATCTCAAGGGCTTGAAAGAGCTCTTCCGCGTTGGCTATAAGCTTCTCGTGCCACTCCCAGCTCTCCTCGGGCCTTGAATATACGAACTGCTCGACCTTGTGGAACTGGTGCACCCTGAAGATTCCCTTGGTGTCCTTTCCTGCCGTTCCGGCCTCCTTTCTGAAGCAGGGCGAAACGCCGACGTAGAGGAGCGGGAGGTCCTTCCCATCAAGTATTTCGTTGGCGTGCATTCCTGCCAAGGGGTGCTCGGCCGTCGGGATAAGGTAGAGGTCCTCCCCCTCGACCTTGTAGATTACGTCCTCGAAGTCTTCGAAGGTTGTGGCCCCTTCTTCTACGAAGCGGCGGACCATATAGGGCGGTATAACTGGGGTGAATCCCTTCTCTATGAGCCTGTCAAGGGCGAAGCGGATGAGGGCAAGGTCAAGGATGACTATTTCATTGAGCAGATAGTAGAAGCGCGAACCGCTCACCTTAGCGGCCCTCGCGAAGTCTGCACCCCCTAGGAGCTCGAGTAGATCAACATGGAGCCTCGGCTTCCACTCCAGCACCTCATATTCCATTTTCCCTCCGCTCTGCTCGAGGAAGCTCTCGAGGTGCCCCTTCCAAACCTTAGCCTTGCCCCAGAACCTTACCGGAACGTTATCATTCTCGTCCTTCCCCACGGGGACGCTCGGATGGGTTATGTTGGGGAGACGCCAAAGGTAGTAATCTATCCTCCTCTTGAGCTCCTCAACTTCCTTTTCGAGATCCTCAATCCTAGCAACTATCTCCTTGCTCTTAACAAGAAGCCCTTCGACGTCTTCTCCGGCCTTTCTGCGCTTGCCGATCTCAATTGCTATCTTGTTCCTCTCGTGCCTGAGTCTGTTTATTTCCTTGAGCTTTTCCCTCCACGCTTTATCCAGCTCTAGTATCTCGTCTATCCACTTGACTTTTTCGAGCTCGCCCCTCTTTATCAGGTCGTTCTTGACGATTTCTGGATTTTCGCGGATGAGCTTTATGTCGAGCATACCGACCCCCTCTCCTCAATCAGGCCAACTGCTTAAAATGATTGCCCTGGCGGCAATGGTTCTAATTGTTGGGTTTGGCGGTGTTGAGAGATTAAAGCTCCGTTTAGACAATGAAAACCCCAAAAGATACGAGAAGGGGGAAGGCTAAAAGACTATGCCCATCTCCATCGCTATCCTCCTGAGCCTCTCCACCCTCTTCTCGGTTGGCGGGTGGGTCGAGAAGAGCTCGCTGAAGCTGACACCTCTGAAGGGATTCACTATAAAGAGCGGAGCCGTCGCTGGATTCCCCTCACGCATGGGTCTGTGGCGAACTGCCTGCTCTATCTTCAGGAGGGCGCTGGCGAGGGCATGAGGCTTTCCGCTTATCCTGGCCCCGGTCTCGTCCGCAAGATACTCGCGAGAGCGGCTTATGGCGAGCTGAATGAGCATGGCCGCTATCGGAGCCAGAACTATGGCGAGTATCAGCCCTATGAGGTTGCCCGAATCTCTGTCTTCATCGTAGCCACCGAACCAGAGGCTCCAGCTAGCCATCCTGACGAGCACCATAATCGCTCCAGCCATTACTGCGGCGAGCGTCTGAATGAGGGTGTCCCTGTTCTTTATGTGGCTTATCTCGTGGGCTATAACTCCTTCAAGCTCGTCCCTGTTGAGGATGTGCAAAAGGCCCTCAGTAACGGCGACGACGGCGTGCTCCGGGTCTCTGCCCGTGGCAAAGGCGTTTGGCGTAGGCGATGGCACTATTGCGACCCTGGGCTTCGGTATGCCAGCCCCCATGGCAAGCTTTTCCACTATCCTGTGGAGCTCTGGGGCTTCATGCTCATCAACTATCCTTGCCCCGTACCAGCTGAGCACTATCCTGTCACTGAACCAGTAGCTCACAAAGTTCATGAGGAGGGCCAGCGTGAATGCGAAGACCATCCCGGCCGTGTTGCCCAGGAGGTAGCCTATCCCCACGAGAAGGGCGGTGAGGAAGGCCATTAAGAGGCCGGTCCTAATCCATAGACCGAACCCCATTTCACTCACCTCCCAGTCTCAGGTAGGGAATTATCTCGTCGTAAACTTCGCTCCAGTCCACCACGCCGACCCTTTTCTTCACGCCACTACGTATGAGGTCAAGGATTTCTTCCACAACCTCTTCTGGCCTCTTGCCCGTTGTGTCAACCTCTATGACGTTCTCGTGTTCGTCTAGGGCCTCAACCAATATCACATCCACGAGCTCGGCCTCCACGTTCTCGCCGACCTTCTCTCTGGAATATCCCCGGGCCGTCAGCCTCTTCCCTATCAGCTTTGGATGAGCTCTGAGCACAATAACCAAGTCAACGGGCATGAGGTGGCTGAGATGGCCGTCGAGGACAGCTCTCTTTCCTTTTAGCTCTCTCTCCACATGATAGGCGAGCTCGTCGACTTCCACCTCCAGCTCATCATATTTAAGTTCCCCTATCCCTCTCTCAAGGACAAAACGCCTGAGGTCCACATACTCGTATCCGAGTTTTTCGGCGAGCAGCTTCGCCACGGTGGTTTTACCAACGCCTGGCGTTCCCGTTACGGCTATTAGCATCTCCTCACCAACCATAACTTTTTCTCGGACTTTTTAAACCTATGGTCGGATCTCGTCATTTGACGAATTTTACTTCAACGCTTGGCGAAAGACTTTTAAGGCAGGGACTCGTTAGTCATCCGGGTGACCTCCATGGATCTCCTGCTGAGGAGACTCAACGTCGTTAAGAAGAGGAAGGAGGCCCTCCTTCTGGAGGAGGCCAAGCTCGCGAGGATGGCCCGGCAAAACCACTCTAAGAGCCTCGGCATGCTTCGTGTGATCAGGAGGGAGAAGGAGCTTGTACTAAGGGAGGAGGCCAAGATAATCAGGGCCCTGAAGCAGGCCCGGTCGGCCGGCTAACGTTTTTAACCCTTTTTCAGAACCTCCACCCATGATAGTCATCGGCCTTCATGATGGACACGACGCAGGCGCCGTTCTGATAAGGGATGAGGAGATATTCGCGGTCAATGAGGAGAGGCTGAACAGGATAAAGAAGTACAGGGGCTTCCCGGCCCTCAGCCTGAGGACAGTTCTAGAGATGGCCTCAGTCAGTCCGGAAGAGGTTGACGTTATAGCGGTCGCCGGCATCTTCAGACGGCAGAAAAGGCTTCTCGAACTCGAGGCTCATTTGAAGGCTGTCTTCGGTTCCGACTTCAAGCGAAAAGTCCTCTTCGTCGAGCACCATCTTGCTCACGCTGCCTCCGCGTACTACACGGCCGGCTGGAGGGATGCGATTGTTTTAACAATAGACGCGGCCGGAGACGGCCTTAGCTCTACCGTCCACATTGCCCGGGATGGTGAGATGATTAGGATTGCCCAGAGCACGTATATAGACAGCCTCGGAGACTTCTATGCTTCAGTCACGGAGCTCCTTGGGTTCAAGCCCATGAGGCACGAGGGCAAGGTTATGAGCTTGGCTGCCTACGGGAGGCCAACCTACGATTTGAGCAACATCATCGAGGTGAACGGCCTCACCTTTGAGAATCGTCTCAAGGTTATAGGAACAGAGGCCACGAAGAGGTTGGCTGAGCTGTTCTCGTACCCGCTGGAGAGGGCGAGGGAGATAGCGGGGGAGATGAAGCGTGGAAAGCTCGATGGAGAGCTCCAGAGGAGGGCAATAGAGATAGCGGCAAGCGTCCAGGCTCACCTCGAGAGGCTCGTGGAAGAGCTGGGTATAAGGCTTGTGAGATATAATCTTCCCTTGGCCTACGCGGGGGGAGTAGCCCAGAACGTAAAGGCCAATGCGGTTCTCAGGAGGATTTTTCCGAACCTCTGGGTGTTTCCGGCCATGGATGACGCGGGCCTTGCCTTTGGAGCGGCTGTCTTCGTAAAGGCCCAGTTCGAGAGGCTTGATGGAAAGTGGAGGCCCTTCAAGTTGGAGCACGTCTATCTTGGACCAGGATATTCAAAGGAGAAAGTCGAGGGGTTCCTCAAAGGTGAAGGGGTTGAATACGAGGAGATTAATGACGTCTCCTCCTTCGTCGTGGACGCTCTCGTTGAGGGTAAGCTTGTTAGCTTTTTCCAAGGAAGAATGGAGTTCGGGCCGAGGGCCCTCGGCAATAGGTCGATACTTGCTGATCCTAGGGATGAGAGCGTGAAGGAGAGGCTCAATCTTGCTTTGAAGAGGGATGTCTTCCAGCCCTTCGCCCCATCCATCCTCGAGGAGCGGGCTGAAGATTATCTCGCTGACCTGAACGGACCCCCGAATAGGTTTATGACGATGAGTTACATAGCGAGTGAAGAATTCAGAAGGCTTGCCCCGGCGGTTGTGCATGTAGATGGCACTACTAGGCCACAGAGCGTTGTAAGGGAGGTAAACTCAACCTACTACGACCTTATAAAGGTCTTTGAGAAGAGCACTGGCCTCGGAGCTGTGCTCAACACGAGCTTCAACATGCACGGCGAGCCTATAGTCTGCTCGCCAGCGGATGCTCTGAGAACGTTCAAGGAGGCTCGCTTGGACATCCTCGTGGTTGAGGGGTTTGCAGTTTACAGCAGGTAAAAAGAATTACTCAGTCTTTTATCCAAAGTTCTTTCCATAAACCTTAAAATTTAATGCCCATAAGTTATTCTACAGTGTCCCTACCTATGGTGGGGCGTCATGAGGCTCCTGATAAGGCTCGCTCCTGAGAGGGAGCCCTTCAGGATTCCCTACAACCACTTATATTATCTCCAGGGCTTAATATACAGGAGGATTCAGAGGGCAAACCCCGAGCTGAGCTTAAGGCTTCATAACCTCAAGGGACCTAAGCTTTTCACTTTCTCGCTCTTTATGGCCGAGAAGAGGGAGTTCACAAAGGAGGAGCACTTCTTTGGTTATCGTCGGGGCTTCTTTTACTTCTCGACGCCTATGCCCGAGA belongs to Pyrococcus yayanosii CH1 and includes:
- the serS gene encoding serine--tRNA ligase — encoded protein: MLDIKLIRENPEIVKNDLIKRGELEKVKWIDEILELDKAWREKLKEINRLRHERNKIAIEIGKRRKAGEDVEGLLVKSKEIVARIEDLEKEVEELKRRIDYYLWRLPNITHPSVPVGKDENDNVPVRFWGKAKVWKGHLESFLEQSGGKMEYEVLEWKPRLHVDLLELLGGADFARAAKVSGSRFYYLLNEIVILDLALIRFALDRLIEKGFTPVIPPYMVRRFVEEGATTFEDFEDVIYKVEGEDLYLIPTAEHPLAGMHANEILDGKDLPLLYVGVSPCFRKEAGTAGKDTKGIFRVHQFHKVEQFVYSRPEESWEWHEKLIANAEELFQALEIPYRVVNICTGDLGYVAAKKYDIEAWMPGQGKFREVVSASNCTDWQARRLNIRFRDRTNEKPRYVHTLNSTAIATSRAIVAILENHQEEDGTVRIPKVLWKYTGFKEIVPVDRKEGRCCGK
- a CDS encoding MoaD/ThiS family protein, with amino-acid sequence MPKVTVKLFATLIEITGKKSLELEARTIGELLEKLYAKFGEPFRRELESGFMILVNGHNIEHLKGLNTELKEGDKVSIFPPAGGG
- a CDS encoding carbamoyltransferase family protein yields the protein MIVIGLHDGHDAGAVLIRDEEIFAVNEERLNRIKKYRGFPALSLRTVLEMASVSPEEVDVIAVAGIFRRQKRLLELEAHLKAVFGSDFKRKVLFVEHHLAHAASAYYTAGWRDAIVLTIDAAGDGLSSTVHIARDGEMIRIAQSTYIDSLGDFYASVTELLGFKPMRHEGKVMSLAAYGRPTYDLSNIIEVNGLTFENRLKVIGTEATKRLAELFSYPLERAREIAGEMKRGKLDGELQRRAIEIAASVQAHLERLVEELGIRLVRYNLPLAYAGGVAQNVKANAVLRRIFPNLWVFPAMDDAGLAFGAAVFVKAQFERLDGKWRPFKLEHVYLGPGYSKEKVEGFLKGEGVEYEEINDVSSFVVDALVEGKLVSFFQGRMEFGPRALGNRSILADPRDESVKERLNLALKRDVFQPFAPSILEERAEDYLADLNGPPNRFMTMSYIASEEFRRLAPAVVHVDGTTRPQSVVREVNSTYYDLIKVFEKSTGLGAVLNTSFNMHGEPIVCSPADALRTFKEARLDILVVEGFAVYSR
- a CDS encoding type II toxin-antitoxin system VapC family toxin, giving the protein MLWKVKLVLDSSVFIQGVDVEGYTTPKVVEEVKDRESRIFLEGLISAGKVKVVEPSREAVEIVKKAARKTGELRELSEADIEVLALAYELKAELFTDDYNLQNVARTLGIEFKTLKRGIKKVIRWRYVCIGCGRTFEEEPLDGICPDCGGPVRLIPRKKS
- a CDS encoding adenylate kinase family protein, with product MLIAVTGTPGVGKTTVAKLLAEKLGYEYVDLRRFVLERGIGELKYDELEVEVDELAYHVERELKGKRAVLDGHLSHLMPVDLVIVLRAHPKLIGKRLTARGYSREKVGENVEAELVDVILVEALDEHENVIEVDTTGKRPEEVVEEILDLIRSGVKKRVGVVDWSEVYDEIIPYLRLGGE
- a CDS encoding zinc metalloprotease HtpX, whose product is MGFGLWIRTGLLMAFLTALLVGIGYLLGNTAGMVFAFTLALLMNFVSYWFSDRIVLSWYGARIVDEHEAPELHRIVEKLAMGAGIPKPRVAIVPSPTPNAFATGRDPEHAVVAVTEGLLHILNRDELEGVIAHEISHIKNRDTLIQTLAAVMAGAIMVLVRMASWSLWFGGYDEDRDSGNLIGLILAIVLAPIAAMLIQLAISRSREYLADETGARISGKPHALASALLKIEQAVRHRPMREGNPATAPLFIVNPFRGVSFSELFSTHPPTEKRVERLRRIAMEMGIVF
- a CDS encoding aldehyde ferredoxin oxidoreductase family protein translates to MFGYNGKILRVNLSDETIKEETFNEAFAKRWLGTRGFGIYYLLKEIDPTIDPFSPENKLIFATGPLTGTSAPTGGRYMVITKSPLTEYVAMANSGGFFGPELKFAGWDALIIEGKANHPVYIYINDESVEIKDASHLWGKVVSETEERLKEEVGDKNVQIASIGPAGENKVRFAAVMNNGHRAAGRGGVGAVMGSKNLKAIVVRGHKKVEVADKGKFMEVVREKIEKLKKDPVAGGGLPKYGTAVLVNIINENGLYPTRNFQKGVFEYAYEQSGEAMAAKYLTKNKPCFACPIGCGRVNRLPTLGITEGPEYESVWALGANLGINDLASIIEANHLADEFGMDTISLGGTLATAMELYEKGLLKQEDIGEDAPPFRWGNTEVLHYYVEKIARREGFGDVLAEGGYRLAEKFNGLEYFMGVKKQELPAYDPRGAEGHGLGYATNNRGGCHIKQYMISPEILGYPYKMDPHDISDEKVKMVILFQDLTALVDAAGLCVFTTFGLGADDYRDLLNAALGWDFSTEDYLKIGERIWNAERLFNLKAGLDPVKEDTLPKRLLEEPMPEGPHKGHVVRLKEMLPRYYKFRGWTEDGRIPEEKLKELGLEEFI
- a CDS encoding tungsten cofactor oxidoreductase radical SAM maturase, which encodes MYKFSLWGARILIQPKPDLRYLYIEITNRCNLHCRMCFKQYWEDKEGDMDWDLFLKVLDDAEDLPELKMIYFGGIGEPTVHPRFMDMVREVKKRGFALGISTNGTLLTEGVMEELVELGVDLIYFSMDAVPTAANVLNLGHVTSAVTAKKIGELVKFKREVGTERPFIGVEVVVTKENYDQLPEMALYLKRLGVDSMLVSNLLPMTEEQADQIVYDGSIDMEPYLRKLQRIASGGLFMRIAEFQLRTERYCDFVENNVAVVRWDGEVFPCYRFLHTYPEFIFGRRKKVVTHSFGNVREKSLKEIWVSPEYVMFRFIVRASAYPSCIDCPLNYSCAFVEDTERDCWGNSPSCGDCLWSRRIVLCPIPEEYMGKFL